In Nerophis ophidion isolate RoL-2023_Sa linkage group LG02, RoL_Noph_v1.0, whole genome shotgun sequence, one DNA window encodes the following:
- the polr2m gene encoding protein GRINL1A produces the protein MLHSGHGRSFSSTTTTENSPESGSERSIRRLRLTLHAGDEANREPRSAYSNADNKDGWKTRNRLIQRERPAGRESPTQPLGDMTNGLSEPSLQHHGPKMYGVVQRNNSSTVPEVRAREWTVNHLHDEMKYIREVRDSLEKVRERMYGQFGGMQHSVQKLSQEMRVANSRRRNLESEVKIRTAAMEKFDQMNSSLLSANIGLQKSLLDNCQTKLDTRDEMKNLRSTCEKTEEELRAKERELAVAHAENQHLRLQVESSREANSKALMELSMRLKGDYEEQLLEEQRKHKKEIEILQAQLDEYIRRLEEAELNIKIAEAKIAERDERISELERLLDCMGTEKSQLQQKLQECERRLRLLDLSDTTDGAAAMRSKDLQRESGNLRERIKHLNDMVFCQQRKVKGMIEEVQTLRTQVAQKDMFISELLDRIAMVECENNELEDKLKYFMSTQNSEQEDVDTGEIRLVYNILPRVDEVPWHDDELPILHEERVLSPIEHSPSDPPPFAIPPPPQMSPPLATYPPFSPTQPPLPPLPLSTSPPSSPTQTTPYIYPPFSPTRSPLRPLPSSSSPPSSPTQTTPYIYPPFSPTQPPLPPLPLSTSPPSSPTQTTPYISRPFSPTQPPLRPLPLSSSPPLSPTQTTPYIYPPFSPTQPPLPPLPLSPSPPSSPTQTTPHIYPPFSPTETTPNIDPPLSPTQPPLPLLPLSPSPPSSPTQTQPYIYSPSSPTQTTPQVDQPSSPTEASVRQQYPSPYLTMHKQPRTFKPNKPPASRLGSSLLRYTPVEYSRYLEANPTPPSETVYSSSISFESQTSESWTGDEVDTQTPSNPDQSSTSSRRTGPRIHCMDTPFTKLMEITANINIEVRFMENAALSRLAAMSSPRTGEQGQVGPLNNHSREQLQELLLRQNAILSNKRLIETLPDKGKKLRDFAEKINHAIEQHDEEERKKSLVSAARAEFQSKYQHAFTVRRSELATPQLTEGSLVCVPAEEEDDTASELLRKEAAAETMEMTASEASLISVRTKEADLAEALDRVTISTSTGLNGKNEEKKDNYFFRKPTQIPHIVTVLQRSENTSRPRQKFRPNQLPNRSDNSSSGSSSPSQSSEGSSPLSAQARRERDKKHLDDITAAKLPPLHHSPAQLLSLQESADLLRAQAMKQQDLQAKMAAQKLSEGLKISMGSYIPDSSSVAAYREVHDEGAQLSSEED, from the exons GATAACAAAGATGGCTGGAAAACGAGGAATAGGCTCATCCAAAGGGAGAGGCCAGCTGGCAGAGAGTCACCCACGCAG CCCCTGGGTGACATGACCAATGGGCTGTCAGAGCCCTCACTGCAGCATCATGGCCCCAAAATGTACGGCGTGGTGCAGAGGAACAACTCGAGCACAGTACCAGAAGTGAGGGCGCGAGAGTGGACTGTCAATCACCTTCATGATGAAATGAAGTACATCAGGGAG GTGAGAGATTCTCTGGAGAAGGTCAGAGAGCGTATGTATGGACAGTTTGGCGGCATGCAGCACTCTGTGCAAAAACTCTCACAGGAAATGAGG GTTGCCAACTCCCGCCGCAGGAATCTAGAGTCAGAGGTGAAAATCCGCACGGCAGCCATGGAGAAATTTGATCAGATGAACAGCTCCCTTTTGTCTGCCAACATCGGCCTGCAG AAATCCCTCCTAGATAATTGTCAAACCAAATTGGACACGAGGGACGAGATGAAGAATTTGCGCAGCACCTGTGAGAAAACAGAAGAAGAGCTGAGAGCCAAGGAGAGAGAGTTGGCTGTAGCACACGCCGAAAACCAACATCTGAGACTTCAG GTGGAATCTTCACGGGAGGCCAACAGTAAAGCCCTAATGGAGCTGTCTATGAGGCTCAAAGGGGACTATGAGGAACAGCTGCTTGAAGAgcaaagaaaacacaaaaaggaGATTGAAATACTTCAG GCCCAACTGGACGAGTACATCAGACGGCTGGAGGAAGCAGAACTGAACATCAAGATCGCAGAGGCCAAAATTGCAGAGAGGGATGAGAGGATCTCTGAACTGGAGCGCCTGCTTGACTGCATGGGAACA GAAAAGAGTCAACTCCAGCAAAAACTGCAGGAATGTGAGCGTCGTCTTCGCTTGTTGGACCTGAGCGATACAACAGACGGAGCTGCAGCCATGAG GTCCAAAGATCTACAAAGGGAATCTGGAAATCTCAGGGAGAGAATCAAACACTTAAACGACATGGTCTTCTGCCAACAGCGGAAGGTCAAAGGGATGATTGAGGAG GTGCAAACACTACGAACTCAAGTCGCTCAGAAGGACATGTTCATCTCGGAACTGCTGGACCGAATTGCAATGGTGGAGTGTGAG AATAATGAATTAGAAGACAAGCTCAAGTATTTTATGTCCACACAGAATAGTGAGCAAGAGGATGTGGACACTGGGGAGATAAGACTAGTCTACAATATTCTCCCAAG AGTTGACGAAGTTCCTTGGCATGATGATGAACTACCTATTCTTCATGAAGAGAGAGTTCTCAGTCCCATAGAACACTCTCCGTCTGATCCACCACCATTTGCCATACCACCTCCACCACAAATGTCACCTCCATTAGCCACATACCCTCCATTTTCACCCACACAACCGCCATTACCACCACTGCCTTTATCTACCAGTCCACCTTCATCACCCACACAAACTACACCCTACATATACCCACCCTTTTCACCCACACGATCGCCATTACGTCCACTGCCTTCATCCTCCAGCCCACCTTCATCACCCACACAAACTACACCCTACATATACCCTCCATTTTCACCCACACAACCGCCATTACCACCACTGCCTTTATCTACCAGTCCACCTTCATCACCCACACAAACTACACCCTACATATCCCGACCATTTTCACCCACACAACCACCATTACGTCCGCTGCCTTTATCTTCCAGCCCACCTTTATCACCCACACAAACTACACCCTACATATACCCACCATTTTCACCCACACAGCCTCCATTGCCACCACTGCCTTTATCCCCAAGCCCACCTTCATCACCCACACAAACAACACCCCACATATACCCACCATTCTCACCCACAGAAACAACACCCAACATAGACCCTCCATTATCACCCACACAACCTCCATTACCACTACTACCCTTATCCCCTAGTCCACCATCATCACCCACACAAACACAACCCTACATATACTCACCATCATCACCCACACAAACAACACCCCAGGTAGATCAACCGTCATCTCCCACAGAAGCATCTGTTAGACAGCAGTATCCTTCACCCTACCTAACAATGCACAAACAACCGAGGACGTTTAAGCCTAACAAACCTCCGGCCAGCAGGCTGGGGTCCAGTTTGCTTCGCTACACGCCCGTTGAGTACAGCCGCTACTTAGAGGCCAACCCGACGCCGCCAAGCGAAACAGTCTACTCCAGCTCGATCTCATTTGAATCCCAAACCTCAGAGAGCTGGACCGGAGACGAGGTGGACACTCAGACGCCATCAAATCCAGACCAATCTTCAACGTCGTCTAGAAGAACAGGACCAAGGATACATTGCATGGATACACCTTTCACGAAATTAATGGAAATAACAGCAAATATAAACATAGA GGTTCGTTTCATGGAAAATGCTGCGTTGAGCAGA CTAGCCGCGATGTCCTCGCCACGGACAGGCGAGCAGGGCCAGGTGGGTCCCTTGAACAACCACAGCCGAGAACAGCTCCAGGAACTACTGCTGCGACAGAACGCCATTCTCTCTAACAA GAGACTAATCGAGACCCTTCCCGACAAAGGAAAGAAGTTAAGGGACTTTGCAGAAAAGATAAACCACGCCATTGAGCAACATGATGAAGAAGAGAGGAAGAAGAGTTTGGTGTCAGCAGCCAGAGCAGAGTTTCAGTCCAAATACCAACATGCCTTCACCGTGCGACGAAGTGAGCTCGCCACACCACAACTGACTGAAGGGTCGCTTGTCTGCGTTCCTGCAGAGGAGGAAGACGACACTGCGAGTGAACTTCTCAGGAAAGAGGCTGCTGCTGAAACCATGGAGATGACTGCTTCTGAGGCCTCTCTGATCTCTGTCAGGACAAAAGAGGCTGACCTTGCTGAGGCCTTAGACAGGGTCACAATATCTACTAGCACTGGTCTTAATGGGAAAAACGAGGAAAAAAAGGACAATTACTTCTTTAGGAAGCCGACCCAAATACCTCACATTGTGACAGTCCTCCAAAGATCAGAGAACACTTCTCGCCCTCGTCAAAAATTCAGACCAAACCA GCTGCCAAACAGAAGCGACAACTCTTCGTCTGGCTCTTCATCACCCAGCCAGTCGTCCGAGGGGTCATCGCCGCTCTCGGCGCAGGCCAGGAGGGAACGTGACAAGAAACACCTGGATGACATCACGGCAGCAAAGCTACCTCCTCTCCACCACAGTCCAGCCCAGCTTCTGTCTCTGCAAGAGTCAGCTGACCTTCTGAGAGCACAGGCTATGAAACAGCAG GATCTGCAGGCCAAGATGGCAGCACAAAAACTATCTGAGGGATTGAAGATCTCCATGGGCAGCTACATTCCTGACAGCAGCTCCGTGGCGGCGTACAGGGAGGTCCACGATGAAGGAGCACAGCTCTCCTCAGAAGAAGACTGA